Proteins from a single region of Canis lupus baileyi chromosome 35, mCanLup2.hap1, whole genome shotgun sequence:
- the CD200 gene encoding OX-2 membrane glycoprotein isoform X8, with protein sequence MVTFSKNHGVVVQPAYKDKINVTQLELKNSTITFWNTTLEDEGCYKCLFNTFGSGKISGTACLTLSVQPTVFLHYNFFEDQLNITCFANARPAPVISWKVAGSGIENSTEVLLHPNGTTSVISVLHVKDPKRQVGKEVVCQVLHLGTVTSLRQTVDKGFWFSVPLLLSIVSLVILLVLISILLYWKRRRNQDREP encoded by the exons ATGGTCACCTTCAGCAAGAATCATGGGGTCGTGGTCCAGCCTGCCTACAAGGACAAGATAAATGTCACCCAGCTGGAGCTCAAGAACTCAACCATTACCTTCTGGAATACCACCCTGGAGGATGAAGGGTGTTACAAGTGCCTCTTCAACACTTTTGGTTCTGGGAAGATCTCGGGAACAGCCTGCCTCACCCTCTCTG TACAGCCCACAGTGTTTCTTCACTACAACTTCTTCGAAGACCAGCTAAATATCACGTGCTTTGCCAATGCCCGCCCAGCACCTGTGATCTCCTGGAAGGTCGCTGGGTCAGGGATTGAAAACAGTACTGAGGTTCTCTTGCACCCCAATGGGACCACATCAGTCATAAGCGTCCTCCACGTCAAAGATCCCAAGAGACAAGTGGGGAAGGAAGTGGTTTGCCAGGTTCTGCACCTGGGGACAGTGACCAGCCTCAGGCAGACTGTGGATAAAG gtttttggttttctgttccGCTGTTGTTAAGTATTGTTTCCCTGGTAATTCTTCTGGTCTTAATCTCAATCTTATTATACTGGAAACGTCGTCGGAACCAGGACAGAG
- the CD200 gene encoding OX-2 membrane glycoprotein isoform X5 produces the protein MDRSSYLPGGQPPVVTQDEKRLLNTPASLRCSLQNPEEVLIVTWQKVKPVSLENMVTFSKNHGVVVQPAYKDKINVTQLELKNSTITFWNTTLEDEGCYKCLFNTFGSGKISGTACLTLSVQPTVFLHYNFFEDQLNITCFANARPAPVISWKVAGSGIENSTEVLLHPNGTTSVISVLHVKDPKRQVGKEVVCQVLHLGTVTSLRQTVDKGFWFSVPLLLSIVSLVILLVLISILLYWKRRRNQDREP, from the exons TGGTGACCCAAGACGAAAAAAGGCTGCTGAATACACCCGCTTCCTTAAGATGCTCTCTGCAAAATCCCGAGGAAGTCTTGATAGTGACATGGCAAAAAGTCAAGCCTGTGAGCCTGGAAAACATGGTCACCTTCAGCAAGAATCATGGGGTCGTGGTCCAGCCTGCCTACAAGGACAAGATAAATGTCACCCAGCTGGAGCTCAAGAACTCAACCATTACCTTCTGGAATACCACCCTGGAGGATGAAGGGTGTTACAAGTGCCTCTTCAACACTTTTGGTTCTGGGAAGATCTCGGGAACAGCCTGCCTCACCCTCTCTG TACAGCCCACAGTGTTTCTTCACTACAACTTCTTCGAAGACCAGCTAAATATCACGTGCTTTGCCAATGCCCGCCCAGCACCTGTGATCTCCTGGAAGGTCGCTGGGTCAGGGATTGAAAACAGTACTGAGGTTCTCTTGCACCCCAATGGGACCACATCAGTCATAAGCGTCCTCCACGTCAAAGATCCCAAGAGACAAGTGGGGAAGGAAGTGGTTTGCCAGGTTCTGCACCTGGGGACAGTGACCAGCCTCAGGCAGACTGTGGATAAAG gtttttggttttctgttccGCTGTTGTTAAGTATTGTTTCCCTGGTAATTCTTCTGGTCTTAATCTCAATCTTATTATACTGGAAACGTCGTCGGAACCAGGACAGAG
- the CD200 gene encoding OX-2 membrane glycoprotein isoform X9 — translation MSPSWSSRTQPLPSGIPPWRMKGVTSASSTLLVLGRSREQPASPSLPTVFLHYNFFEDQLNITCFANARPAPVISWKVAGSGIENSTEVLLHPNGTTSVISVLHVKDPKRQVGKEVVCQVLHLGTVTSLRQTVDKGFWFSVPLLLSIVSLVILLVLISILLYWKRRRNQDREP, via the exons ATGTCACCCAGCTGGAGCTCAAGAACTCAACCATTACCTTCTGGAATACCACCCTGGAGGATGAAGGGTGTTACAAGTGCCTCTTCAACACTTTTGGTTCTGGGAAGATCTCGGGAACAGCCTGCCTCACCCTCTCTG CCCACAGTGTTTCTTCACTACAACTTCTTCGAAGACCAGCTAAATATCACGTGCTTTGCCAATGCCCGCCCAGCACCTGTGATCTCCTGGAAGGTCGCTGGGTCAGGGATTGAAAACAGTACTGAGGTTCTCTTGCACCCCAATGGGACCACATCAGTCATAAGCGTCCTCCACGTCAAAGATCCCAAGAGACAAGTGGGGAAGGAAGTGGTTTGCCAGGTTCTGCACCTGGGGACAGTGACCAGCCTCAGGCAGACTGTGGATAAAG gtttttggttttctgttccGCTGTTGTTAAGTATTGTTTCCCTGGTAATTCTTCTGGTCTTAATCTCAATCTTATTATACTGGAAACGTCGTCGGAACCAGGACAGAG